A portion of the Leifsonia sp. EB41 genome contains these proteins:
- a CDS encoding FdhF/YdeP family oxidoreductase: MPKTDVNPGDEYPDLEVGHNKKWAVGVPAILHSMEPAIRDMGPARTAKLMTAINQKNGFDCMSCAWPDPGDRNILEFCENGAKAVTWEATPITVPTSFWAENSLTSLLDKSEYWLGMQGRLVEPVHKPSGADHYEPIGWDEAFALIADRLNGLASPDQAAFYTSGRTANETAFAYQLFARAFGTNNLPDCSNMCHESTGTALSETIGIGKSTIAYDDFGKADLIVVMGQNPGTNHPRMLTALEEAKRNGATIVAVNPLPEAGLIRYKNPQKPRGIIGKGTQIADHFLQIRSGGDMALLQAVSQRVLEAEDAAPGTVLDHEFLAEHTLGLEEFRAHIATLDDFTVLEATGLTLEEIDLLADLYIRSERVIITWAMGLTQQKNAVATLKELITLLLLRGNIGKPGAGASPIRGHSNVQGDRTMGIWEQMPDTFLDALQAEFGFDPPRAHGFDALQTLAGLQRGDIDVFFAMGGNFVAAISDTAAAEAAMRGAGLTVQVSTKLNRSHVVTGEEALILPTLGRTEVDLQAGGPQFLSVEDSVCAVHATHGRIPPVAPGLLSEVAIVSRLAQATLGGRHGIDWAGFEAEYDVIRDHISRVVPGFGSFNADVRRKGGFVLPNGPRDERRFDTATGKAMITVNELEPLERPEGRLILQTLRSHDQFNTTIYSLNDRYRGIKNGRDVIFVNPDDLVELGLTDGQRVDIHSEWADEVDRVLPNYRVVSYPTARGCAAAYYPEANVLVPLQSAATGSNTPVSKAVIVRLVPVA; this comes from the coding sequence ATGCCGAAGACGGACGTCAACCCCGGCGACGAGTACCCCGACCTGGAGGTCGGCCACAACAAGAAGTGGGCCGTCGGCGTGCCGGCCATCCTGCACTCGATGGAGCCCGCCATCCGCGACATGGGCCCCGCCCGCACCGCGAAGCTGATGACGGCCATCAACCAGAAGAACGGCTTCGACTGCATGAGCTGCGCGTGGCCCGACCCGGGTGACCGCAACATCCTCGAGTTCTGCGAGAACGGCGCGAAGGCCGTCACCTGGGAGGCCACCCCGATCACGGTGCCGACCAGCTTCTGGGCCGAGAATTCGCTGACCAGCCTGCTCGACAAGTCGGAGTACTGGCTCGGGATGCAGGGCCGCCTCGTGGAGCCCGTGCACAAGCCGTCCGGCGCCGACCACTACGAGCCGATCGGCTGGGACGAGGCCTTCGCCCTGATCGCCGACCGCCTGAACGGCCTCGCGTCGCCCGATCAGGCCGCGTTCTACACCAGCGGCCGCACCGCGAACGAGACGGCGTTCGCCTACCAGCTCTTCGCGCGGGCGTTCGGCACCAACAACCTCCCGGACTGCTCGAACATGTGCCACGAGTCGACGGGGACGGCGCTCAGCGAGACCATCGGCATCGGCAAGTCGACCATCGCCTACGACGACTTCGGCAAAGCCGACCTGATCGTCGTGATGGGCCAGAACCCCGGCACGAACCATCCGCGCATGCTGACCGCGCTGGAGGAGGCCAAGCGCAACGGCGCCACCATCGTCGCCGTCAACCCGCTGCCGGAGGCCGGGCTCATCCGCTACAAGAACCCGCAGAAGCCGCGCGGCATCATCGGCAAGGGCACGCAGATCGCCGACCACTTCCTGCAGATCCGGTCGGGCGGCGACATGGCGTTGTTGCAGGCCGTCTCGCAGCGGGTGCTGGAGGCCGAGGACGCCGCTCCAGGGACGGTGCTCGACCACGAGTTCCTCGCCGAGCACACCCTCGGCCTGGAGGAGTTCCGCGCGCACATCGCGACGCTCGACGACTTCACCGTGCTGGAGGCGACCGGGCTGACACTGGAGGAGATCGACCTCCTCGCCGACCTCTACATCCGCTCCGAGCGAGTCATCATCACCTGGGCCATGGGCCTCACGCAGCAGAAGAACGCGGTCGCGACCCTGAAAGAGCTGATCACGCTGCTCCTCCTGCGCGGCAACATCGGCAAGCCCGGCGCGGGCGCCTCCCCGATCCGCGGGCACAGCAACGTGCAGGGCGACCGGACCATGGGCATCTGGGAGCAGATGCCGGACACGTTCCTGGACGCCCTCCAGGCCGAGTTCGGCTTCGACCCGCCGCGCGCGCACGGCTTCGACGCGCTGCAGACGCTCGCCGGCCTCCAGCGCGGCGACATCGACGTGTTCTTCGCGATGGGAGGCAACTTCGTCGCCGCGATCTCGGACACCGCCGCCGCGGAGGCGGCCATGCGCGGCGCCGGGCTGACGGTGCAGGTCTCCACCAAGCTGAACCGCTCGCACGTCGTCACCGGCGAGGAGGCGCTGATCCTGCCCACGCTCGGCCGCACCGAGGTGGACCTCCAGGCCGGCGGCCCGCAGTTCCTGTCGGTGGAGGACAGTGTGTGCGCCGTGCACGCGACGCACGGCAGGATCCCGCCGGTCGCGCCGGGGCTGCTGTCCGAGGTGGCGATCGTGTCCCGCCTCGCTCAGGCGACGCTCGGCGGGAGGCACGGGATCGACTGGGCCGGCTTCGAGGCCGAGTACGACGTCATCCGCGACCACATCAGCCGCGTCGTCCCGGGTTTCGGGAGCTTCAACGCGGACGTCCGCCGCAAGGGCGGCTTCGTCCTCCCGAACGGCCCGCGCGACGAGCGCCGCTTCGACACGGCGACGGGCAAGGCGATGATCACCGTCAACGAGCTGGAGCCGCTGGAGCGCCCGGAGGGCCGGCTGATCCTCCAGACGCTGCGCTCGCACGACCAGTTCAACACGACGATCTACAGCCTCAACGACCGCTACCGGGGCATCAAGAACGGCCGCGACGTGATCTTCGTGAACCCGGACGACCTGGTCGAGCTCGGGCTGACGGACGGCCAGCGCGTCGACATCCACAGCGAGTGGGCGGACGAGGTCGACCGTGTGCTCCCGAACTACCGGGTGGTCTCGTACCCGACCGCGCGCGGCTGCGCGGCGGCGTACTACCCGGAGGCGAATGTGCTGGTGCCACTGCAGAGCGCGGCGACGGGCAGCAACACCCCCGTCTCAAAAGCCGTGATCGTCCGCCTCGTCCCAGTCGCCTGA
- the fdhD gene encoding formate dehydrogenase accessory sulfurtransferase FdhD, whose protein sequence is MSRTTSRKQITRIVVGESRSRREDVLAVEEPLEIRVAGTPLSITMRTPGSDFDLAAGFLVSEGVVSHGDQLSAIRYCAGGAVDGENTYNVLDVTLAPGVPRPDASLDRNFYMTSSCGLCGKASIDAVRTRSAYPVDADPVAITDELLTTLPDRLREGQAMFEKTGGLHAAALFDAATGALLVLREDVGRHNAVDKVVGWALKEDRLPLSGTVLMVSGRASFELVQKASMAGIPILAAVSAPSSLAVDLGRELGVTVVGFLRGSSMVVYSGDERILVTEKTEKAMA, encoded by the coding sequence ATGAGTCGCACGACATCGCGAAAACAGATCACGCGCATCGTCGTCGGTGAATCGCGCAGCCGCCGGGAGGATGTGCTGGCCGTCGAGGAGCCGCTCGAGATCCGGGTGGCCGGCACGCCGCTCTCGATCACCATGCGCACGCCGGGGAGCGACTTCGACCTGGCGGCCGGCTTCCTCGTCTCCGAGGGCGTCGTCTCCCACGGCGACCAGCTGAGCGCCATCCGCTACTGCGCGGGAGGCGCGGTCGACGGCGAGAACACCTACAACGTCCTCGACGTGACGCTGGCGCCCGGAGTTCCGCGACCGGACGCGAGCCTCGACCGCAACTTCTACATGACCAGCTCGTGCGGCCTGTGCGGCAAGGCGAGCATCGACGCCGTGCGCACGCGCTCCGCGTATCCGGTCGACGCCGACCCGGTCGCGATCACCGACGAGCTGCTCACCACGCTTCCCGACCGGCTGCGCGAGGGGCAGGCGATGTTCGAGAAGACCGGAGGCCTCCACGCCGCTGCGCTGTTCGACGCCGCGACCGGCGCCCTACTCGTGCTGCGCGAGGATGTCGGCCGGCACAACGCGGTCGACAAGGTCGTCGGCTGGGCGCTCAAGGAGGACCGCCTCCCGCTGAGCGGGACCGTGCTGATGGTGTCGGGCAGGGCGAGTTTCGAGCTGGTCCAGAAGGCGTCGATGGCCGGAATCCCGATCCTCGCCGCGGTGTCGGCGCCGTCGTCGCTCGCGGTCGACCTGGGCCGGGAGCTCGGCGTCACCGTCGTCGGGTTCCTCCGGGGGTCGTCGATGGTCGTCTACTCGGGTGACGAGCGGATTCTGGTGACGGAGAAGACAGAGAAAGCGATGGCCTGA
- a CDS encoding molybdopterin molybdotransferase MoeA, with protein sequence MTGHPGRPSWDEARAIAAVAGSALPRERVALDAAIGRRLAVDLVTPIDLPHFASAAMDGWLVAGDGPWRLVDSDPGRGQAAPIVTGALVAADAFAVLRSESGEVAGGMLRSTVAGEPRPGHHIRHPGTEALTGERLIAAGALLNPAHVALAAATGADDLLVAAVPSVALVFTGDEVVTSGVPGPGRVRDSFAVQLPALIGMLGGRVTGTARVPDRLEDTVAALRDADAALIVTTGGTGTSSADHLRDALRALGARLLVDGVAMRPGGPTRIAELPDGRLVAALPGNPLAAMVSAITLVEPLLAGLAGRPPAPTHPAGDAEVEGRAGTTVLVPYSEVDGRPVVARWRGAAMLRGLAAATGILIVPPNSPAQSLPLPWHTNER encoded by the coding sequence GTGACCGGGCATCCTGGACGGCCGTCGTGGGACGAGGCGCGTGCCATCGCCGCGGTGGCGGGGTCGGCGCTGCCGCGTGAGCGGGTCGCGCTCGACGCTGCGATCGGCCGGCGTCTCGCCGTCGATCTCGTGACGCCGATCGACCTCCCGCACTTCGCGTCGGCGGCGATGGACGGCTGGCTGGTCGCGGGCGACGGGCCGTGGAGGCTGGTGGACTCCGACCCCGGCCGCGGACAGGCCGCCCCGATCGTCACTGGAGCGCTCGTGGCGGCCGACGCCTTCGCCGTGCTGCGCAGCGAGAGCGGGGAGGTCGCCGGCGGGATGCTGCGCTCGACCGTCGCGGGTGAGCCGCGGCCCGGCCACCACATCCGTCACCCCGGGACGGAGGCGCTGACCGGAGAACGGCTGATCGCCGCGGGCGCCCTGCTCAACCCGGCGCACGTCGCCCTCGCTGCGGCGACCGGCGCCGACGACCTCCTCGTGGCGGCCGTCCCCTCGGTCGCTCTCGTGTTCACCGGCGACGAGGTCGTGACCTCCGGCGTGCCCGGGCCCGGGCGCGTCCGCGACAGCTTCGCCGTGCAGCTCCCGGCCCTGATCGGGATGCTGGGCGGCCGGGTGACCGGCACGGCCCGCGTGCCGGACCGGCTGGAGGACACTGTGGCGGCGCTGCGCGACGCGGACGCGGCGCTGATCGTGACGACGGGCGGCACCGGGACGTCGTCGGCCGACCACCTCCGCGACGCCCTCCGTGCACTCGGCGCACGCCTCCTGGTCGACGGGGTGGCCATGCGGCCCGGCGGCCCGACGCGGATCGCGGAGCTGCCGGACGGGCGGCTCGTCGCGGCGCTTCCCGGCAACCCGCTCGCGGCGATGGTCTCGGCGATCACGCTCGTGGAGCCGCTGCTGGCCGGGCTGGCCGGGCGGCCTCCCGCGCCGACGCACCCCGCCGGCGACGCCGAGGTCGAGGGCCGAGCGGGGACGACCGTTCTCGTCCCGTACTCCGAGGTCGACGGCCGACCCGTCGTCGCGCGCTGGCGCGGCGCAGCCATGCTGCGCGGCCTGGCCGCCGCGACCGGCATCCTCATCGTCCCCCCGAACTCCCCCGCCCAGTCCCTCCCCCTCCCCTGGCACACCAACGAGAGGTGA
- the treS gene encoding maltose alpha-D-glucosyltransferase gives MDETAEGAEPESTEITYDEQLYPARPRRLRPRANLRGGAIRRTVSDPRAANGLNPAYVQWLVRQSMLKDADVLSRQLSGSPSMWRNPYARPDARRAVSTSDVWFTAYPISLITRRDQSFLAALADPELWNVFERIGINGVHTGPVKRAGGLRGWQETPSVDGHFDRIGTQIDPIFGDEETFQRMTDVAEEHGGVVIDDIVPGHTGKGADFRLAEMAYKDYPGIYHMVEIPPEEWHLLPEVPEHRDSVNLDPATEASLAERGYIIGELQRVIFYAPGVKETNWSVTAPVVGVDGVTRRWVYLHYFKEGQPSVNWLDPTFSGMRLVIGDALHSLGDLGTSALRLDANGFLGVEKSAEGLPAWSEGHPLSAAANHVIAGMVRKVGGFTFQELNLTVEDIRDTGAVGADLSYDFINRPAYHHALATGDTEFLRLTLRTSLELGVEPASLVHGLQNHDELTYELVHWATLHKNDLYPFRYQELPGGELAELIRSELLEALTAPAADYNLVFTTNGIACTTASLIAATQGHATLDSITEADVPAIRDAHLLLAAFNAWQPGVFALSGWDLLGSLTVPREQVADLIADGDTRWIERGAHDLLGIAPEEERSASGMPRSRSLYGTLPDQLARPDSFASGLGDLLRIRSRYGIATARQVDVPDVAHPGMLVLVHELESLDEHGLPVMQLTVLNMSAEAVDGTVRSDALPLGATVIDAGDDSEVTTVDNLSSFPLSIGPYGVRFLILRRPEA, from the coding sequence ATGGACGAGACCGCGGAGGGCGCAGAGCCCGAATCGACCGAGATCACCTACGACGAACAGCTCTACCCCGCCCGGCCGCGCCGGCTGCGCCCGCGCGCCAACCTGCGCGGCGGCGCGATCCGCCGCACGGTCTCCGACCCGCGCGCAGCGAACGGGCTGAACCCCGCCTACGTGCAGTGGCTGGTCCGCCAGTCGATGCTGAAGGACGCCGACGTGCTCAGCCGTCAGCTCTCCGGCTCGCCGAGCATGTGGCGCAACCCCTACGCGCGGCCCGATGCGCGCCGTGCGGTGTCGACGTCCGACGTCTGGTTCACCGCGTACCCGATCTCGCTCATCACCCGCAGGGACCAGAGCTTCCTCGCGGCCCTCGCGGACCCCGAGCTGTGGAACGTGTTCGAGCGGATCGGCATCAACGGCGTGCACACCGGCCCGGTGAAGCGCGCCGGCGGTCTCCGCGGCTGGCAGGAGACCCCGAGCGTCGACGGGCACTTCGACCGGATCGGCACCCAGATCGACCCCATCTTCGGCGACGAGGAGACCTTCCAGCGGATGACCGACGTCGCCGAGGAGCACGGCGGCGTCGTCATCGACGACATCGTGCCCGGCCACACCGGCAAGGGCGCCGACTTCCGCCTCGCCGAGATGGCGTACAAGGACTACCCGGGCATCTACCACATGGTCGAGATCCCGCCGGAGGAGTGGCACCTGCTGCCGGAGGTGCCCGAGCACCGCGACTCGGTGAACCTCGACCCGGCGACGGAGGCCTCCCTCGCCGAGCGCGGCTACATCATCGGCGAGCTGCAGCGCGTCATCTTCTACGCCCCCGGCGTCAAGGAGACGAACTGGAGCGTCACCGCGCCGGTCGTCGGCGTCGACGGCGTGACCCGCCGCTGGGTCTACCTGCACTACTTCAAGGAGGGCCAGCCCTCGGTCAACTGGCTCGACCCGACCTTCTCGGGGATGCGCCTGGTCATCGGCGACGCCCTCCACTCGCTCGGCGACCTCGGCACCAGCGCGCTGCGGCTGGACGCGAACGGCTTCCTCGGCGTCGAGAAGAGCGCGGAGGGCCTGCCGGCCTGGTCCGAGGGCCACCCGCTCTCGGCCGCGGCCAACCACGTCATCGCGGGAATGGTCCGCAAGGTCGGTGGCTTCACCTTCCAGGAGCTCAACCTGACGGTGGAGGACATCCGGGACACCGGCGCGGTCGGCGCGGACCTCTCGTACGACTTCATCAACCGGCCCGCCTACCACCACGCGCTCGCGACCGGCGACACCGAGTTCCTGCGGCTCACGCTGCGGACGTCGCTGGAGCTGGGCGTGGAGCCGGCGAGCCTGGTGCACGGCCTCCAGAACCACGACGAGCTCACCTACGAGCTCGTGCACTGGGCGACGCTGCACAAGAACGACCTGTACCCGTTCCGCTACCAGGAGCTGCCGGGCGGCGAGCTGGCCGAGCTGATCCGGTCGGAGCTGCTGGAGGCCCTGACCGCCCCGGCCGCCGACTACAACCTGGTGTTCACGACGAACGGGATCGCCTGCACCACGGCCTCCCTCATCGCCGCGACGCAGGGCCACGCGACGCTCGACTCCATCACGGAGGCCGACGTACCGGCGATCCGCGACGCGCACCTGCTGCTCGCGGCGTTCAACGCCTGGCAGCCCGGTGTCTTCGCGCTGTCCGGCTGGGACCTGCTCGGCTCGCTCACCGTCCCGCGGGAGCAGGTCGCCGACCTGATCGCCGACGGCGACACCCGCTGGATCGAGCGCGGCGCCCACGACCTGCTCGGGATCGCGCCGGAGGAGGAGCGCTCGGCCTCGGGCATGCCGCGATCCCGGTCGCTGTACGGCACCCTCCCCGACCAGCTCGCCCGGCCGGACTCGTTCGCGAGCGGGCTCGGCGACCTCCTGCGCATCCGCTCCCGCTACGGCATCGCGACGGCCCGCCAGGTCGACGTGCCCGATGTGGCGCACCCCGGGATGCTGGTGCTCGTGCACGAGCTGGAGTCGCTGGACGAGCACGGCCTCCCGGTCATGCAGCTCACGGTGCTCAACATGAGCGCGGAGGCCGTGGACGGCACGGTGCGGTCGGACGCGCTGCCGCTCGGGGCGACCGTGATCGACGCGGGCGACGACAGCGAGGTGACGACGGTCGACAACCTGAGCAGCTTCCCGCTGAGCATCGGGCCGTACGGCGTCCGCTTCCTGATCCTGCGGCGGCCGGAGGCCTGA
- a CDS encoding ArsR/SmtB family transcription factor has translation MHADKPICGRLPDSQFVELAVEVFGMLADATRVRIILALRDAGELSVNHLADILDKQPAAVSQHLAKLRLARIVATRQDGQRVFYRMENEHASRLVTDAIFQAEHSLGGTPRHHHVEASA, from the coding sequence ATGCACGCAGATAAGCCGATATGCGGACGTCTCCCCGACAGCCAGTTCGTCGAGCTCGCGGTCGAAGTGTTCGGGATGCTCGCCGACGCCACCCGGGTGCGCATCATCCTGGCCCTCCGCGACGCCGGCGAGCTGTCGGTGAACCACCTCGCCGACATCCTCGACAAGCAGCCCGCCGCCGTCTCGCAGCACCTGGCGAAGCTGCGGCTGGCCCGGATCGTGGCGACGCGCCAGGACGGCCAGCGGGTCTTCTACCGGATGGAGAACGAGCACGCGAGCCGGCTGGTCACGGACGCGATCTTCCAGGCGGAGCACTCGCTGGGCGGGACACCGCGGCATCATCACGTGGAGGCGTCGGCATGA
- a CDS encoding cation diffusion facilitator family transporter produces the protein MSSGTHTHHEHDHDHDQDHDHDHHHPTGFKGFLYGLFVPHSHDAADSIDDALEASTEGVRALKISLFVLLGTTLLQAIVVGFSGSVALLADTVHNFSDALTAVPLWVAFVLGRRLATRRYTYGYGRAEDLAGLFIIAVVALSAIVAAWQSIDRFFHPHPLENLGWVVVAGLIGFAGNEAVAIYRIRVGQRIGSAALVADGVHARIDGFTSLAVVIGAIGVMLGFPLADPIVGLLISAAIIVLLWGTVRSIGRRLLDSIEPELVGRLEHALEDTPGVTAVPRVQLRWVGHRLHGSARVTVDAATLADAQRITEAARAHATAHLRNLDELSLELVPGPTQ, from the coding sequence ATGAGCAGCGGGACCCACACCCACCACGAGCACGACCACGACCACGACCAAGACCACGACCACGACCACCATCACCCGACCGGCTTCAAGGGTTTCCTCTACGGTCTCTTCGTCCCGCACTCCCACGACGCCGCCGACTCGATCGACGACGCCCTGGAGGCCAGCACCGAGGGCGTCCGCGCGCTGAAGATCAGCCTGTTCGTCCTGCTCGGCACCACGCTTCTGCAGGCGATCGTCGTGGGGTTCAGCGGGTCCGTCGCGCTGCTCGCGGACACCGTCCACAACTTCTCGGACGCGCTGACGGCCGTGCCGCTCTGGGTCGCGTTCGTGCTCGGCCGCCGGCTCGCGACCCGGCGCTACACCTACGGCTACGGCCGCGCCGAGGACCTCGCCGGGCTGTTCATCATCGCGGTCGTCGCCCTGTCCGCGATCGTCGCCGCCTGGCAGTCGATCGACCGGTTCTTCCACCCGCACCCGCTGGAGAACCTCGGCTGGGTGGTCGTCGCCGGCCTGATCGGCTTCGCCGGCAACGAGGCGGTCGCGATCTACCGCATCCGGGTCGGGCAGCGGATCGGCTCCGCCGCCCTCGTCGCGGACGGCGTCCACGCCCGCATCGACGGCTTCACCTCGCTCGCCGTGGTGATCGGCGCGATCGGCGTCATGCTCGGCTTCCCGCTCGCCGACCCGATCGTCGGCCTCCTCATCTCGGCCGCGATCATCGTGCTGCTGTGGGGTACCGTCCGCAGCATCGGCCGCCGCCTCCTCGACAGCATCGAGCCCGAGCTCGTCGGCCGGCTGGAGCACGCGCTCGAGGACACCCCCGGCGTGACCGCGGTGCCGCGCGTGCAGCTCCGCTGGGTCGGCCACCGGTTGCACGGCAGCGCACGGGTGACCGTCGACGCCGCGACCCTGGCCGACGCCCAGCGCATCACCGAGGCCGCGAGGGCGCACGCCACCGCGCACCTCCGCAATCTGGACGAGCTGAGCCTCGAGCTCGTGCCCGGGCCGACGCAATGA
- a CDS encoding cation diffusion facilitator family transporter produces MTGSQLDQATRHRLVRFGIGLEAVTLGWNVVGVVVLAVLAYASASVALLGFGLDSLIEIFASVVVIWELTGAGERRQRLALRLIGVAFVLLAAYLLVQAVVALIAGHRAAPTPGGAGWTAVTALVMFALAFGKARTGRRLGNPVLITEGRVTLVDGILATAVLVGIVLNGLFGWWWADPVAGLVIVAYAVREAVEIFRSPVESGS; encoded by the coding sequence ATGACGGGCTCGCAGCTCGACCAGGCGACCCGCCACCGCCTGGTCCGCTTCGGCATCGGGCTGGAGGCGGTCACGCTCGGCTGGAACGTCGTCGGCGTCGTCGTGCTCGCCGTCCTCGCATACGCGAGCGCGTCGGTCGCCCTGCTCGGCTTCGGCCTGGACAGCCTGATCGAGATCTTCGCCAGCGTCGTCGTCATCTGGGAGCTGACCGGCGCCGGCGAGCGCCGTCAGCGACTCGCCCTGCGACTGATCGGCGTCGCGTTCGTCCTGCTGGCCGCCTACCTCCTCGTCCAGGCCGTCGTCGCGCTGATCGCCGGCCACCGCGCCGCGCCGACCCCCGGCGGCGCGGGCTGGACGGCCGTGACTGCGCTCGTGATGTTCGCCCTCGCTTTCGGCAAGGCCCGCACCGGCCGCCGGCTCGGCAACCCCGTCCTGATCACGGAGGGCCGGGTCACCCTGGTGGACGGCATCCTCGCGACCGCCGTCCTCGTTGGCATCGTGCTCAACGGCCTCTTCGGCTGGTGGTGGGCGGACCCGGTGGCGGGGCTCGTGATCGTGGCGTATGCGGTGCGGGAGGCGGTGGAGATCTTCAGGTCGCCCGTGGAGAGCGGGTCGTGA